From a region of the Arvicanthis niloticus isolate mArvNil1 chromosome 6, mArvNil1.pat.X, whole genome shotgun sequence genome:
- the Srsf1 gene encoding serine/arginine-rich splicing factor 1, whose translation MSGGGVIRGPAGNNDCRIYVGNLPPDIRTKDIEDVFYKYGAIRDIDLKNRRGGPPFAFVEFEDPRDAEDAVYGRDGYDYDGYRLRVEFPRSGRGTGRGGGGGGGGGAPRGRYGPPSRRSENRVVVSGLPPSGSWQDLKDHMREAGDVCYADVYRDGTGVVEFVRKEDMTYAVRKLDNTKFRSHEGETAYIRVKVDGPRSPSYGRSRSRSRSRSRSRSRSNSRSRSYSPRRSRGSPRYSPRHSRSRSRT comes from the exons ATGTCAGGAGGTGGTGTGATTCGTGGCCCGGCAGGGAACAACGACTGCCGCATCTACGTGGGTAACCTACCTCCAGACATCCGAACCAAGGACATTGAGGACGTGTTTTACAAATACGGCGCTATCCGCGACATCGACCTGAAGAACCGCCGCGGGGGACCGCCCTTCGCCTTCGTTGAGTTCGAGGACCCGCG AGACGCGGAAGATGCGGTGTACGGTCGCGACGGCTACGATTACGACGGCTACCGTCTGCGGGTAGAGTTTCCTCGAAGCGGCCGTGGGACCGGCCGGGGCGGCGGCGGAGGTGGAGGCGGCGGAGCCCCGAGAGGCCGCTATGGCCCGCCGTCCAGGCGGTCAGAAAACAGAGTGGTTGTCTCTG GACTGCCTCCGAGTGGAAGCTGGCAGGATTTAAAGGATCACATGCGTGAAGCAGGTGATGTATGTTATGCTGATGTTTACCGAGATGGCACTGGTGTCGTGGAGTTTGTACGGAAAGAAGATATGACGTATGCAGTTCGAAAACTGGATAACACTAAGTTTAGATCTCATGAG GGAGAAACTGCCTACATCCGGGTTAAAGTTGATGGGCCCAGAAGTCCAAGTTATGGAAGATCTCGATCTCGAAGCCGTAGTCGTAGCAGAAGCCGTAGCAGAAGCAACAGCAGGAGTCGCAGTTACTCCCCAAGGAGAAGCAGAGGATCACCACGCTATTCTCCCCGTCATAGCAGATCTCGCTCTCGTACATAA